In a single window of the Saccharothrix australiensis genome:
- a CDS encoding collagen-like triple helix repeat-containing protein, translating into MGTPAEKPAETPAGTPGGTSPTTGTIPDEAQAEIHRQDVEAQAPPRVADLRVTASFDRATYPVDADIAIRVTVENVGPVAATDVRLRDTTNLSLKSGELDLRRVPGPVIGPGERRTYDLVARQDHVSPVNPEEVYFQVSAGQGAQQWPNADPTPNDNSARITARVPREFGSVDAVVFVDANGNGQVDAGEGQGGLSFVADGGSSTKRVGGATSPTGTVRFTNVTAGHYRLTIGSSSSISKVPAPGSGEFDVVGGRTTTVLVPLVEPVSSVLVPRVEFLNDPFVNAGDQVQVRVTLKNSGSAPLTGVVAVCNQNSSTPGLTGTGPGWAALHPDGPGVTLAAGETKQLVVTDVVPQAAADYGSLYVGCDFGNDGRNTAGYRGASDFADVNGKYGKVTGTLLLDDGAAERPLAGTRVVALDQRTGLWAAETTTDDKGAWRFDRVVAGPTRFVVPGEFKPREGAELVADVVAGRTAAVTFRLVPGPRWDVPAHSPKVEVTASFDKDAYDVRDVVTARIRIANNGTGGPERIFYAEDREATTLEYERGQWGVLGGSYSSPGMDLWPGQVHEVTITGTIRQWSTGGAVRLKGWLGYPFPGQPASRAFDLSAKVVFRTGDADVLVYGDANGNGSFDQGEGLPGIGLYFQGGLPNRTSEGRTDDAGRFRLKDAPAGVHEAQVRTEGTGWARPSDYYGQFTVEPGQAPQVELRLVRPLSDVLHAAIEFDKESYDQHERVGVKITLTNDGPELPVRMHCGGELPAPDMGPEWGPFAPGGTGVVLKAGETREFQVVTTIPDYAADHGLLSLTCGFGPGNSWGDGHPEANDLAKVTGVTTTVNAEVLTGDYPFTRVPDVTVVLVDLFSGKPVARSVADGAGTITFPDLKTGLYKPVVVGPWKLSESQQNLIRAVRGDDRSQTILVEPGPEVADPWTDQPGAPGAPGDAGDPGVLGDPGAAGGPDQPGAGQPRAFGVAGKDGGLADTGASVIGLGLLGGLALVLGFVVVVASRRRTA; encoded by the coding sequence GTGGGGACCCCGGCGGAAAAGCCGGCGGAGACCCCGGCGGGTACGCCGGGCGGCACCTCCCCGACCACCGGGACCATCCCGGACGAGGCGCAGGCCGAAATCCACCGGCAGGACGTCGAGGCGCAGGCGCCGCCCAGGGTCGCCGACCTGCGGGTCACCGCGTCGTTCGACCGCGCGACCTACCCGGTCGACGCCGACATCGCCATCCGCGTCACCGTCGAGAACGTCGGCCCGGTGGCCGCGACGGACGTCCGGCTCCGCGACACCACCAACCTGTCGCTGAAGTCCGGCGAGCTGGACCTGCGCCGCGTGCCCGGTCCCGTGATCGGCCCCGGCGAGCGCCGCACCTACGACCTGGTCGCCCGGCAGGATCACGTCAGCCCCGTCAACCCGGAAGAGGTGTACTTCCAGGTCTCCGCCGGGCAGGGCGCGCAGCAGTGGCCCAACGCCGACCCGACGCCCAACGACAACTCCGCCCGGATCACGGCTCGCGTCCCGCGCGAGTTCGGCTCGGTGGACGCGGTGGTCTTCGTGGACGCCAACGGCAACGGCCAGGTGGACGCCGGCGAGGGCCAGGGCGGCCTCTCCTTCGTCGCCGACGGCGGCTCGTCGACCAAGCGGGTGGGCGGCGCGACCTCGCCGACCGGGACCGTCCGCTTCACCAACGTGACGGCCGGCCACTACCGGCTGACCATCGGCTCCTCGTCCTCGATCTCCAAGGTGCCCGCGCCGGGCTCCGGCGAGTTCGACGTCGTGGGCGGGCGGACGACCACCGTGCTGGTCCCGCTGGTGGAGCCGGTGTCCTCGGTGCTCGTGCCGCGGGTCGAGTTCCTGAACGACCCGTTCGTGAACGCCGGTGACCAGGTGCAGGTCCGGGTCACGCTGAAGAACTCCGGGTCCGCGCCGCTCACCGGCGTGGTCGCGGTGTGCAACCAGAACAGCTCCACCCCCGGCCTGACGGGCACCGGTCCCGGGTGGGCGGCCCTGCACCCGGACGGTCCGGGCGTCACCCTGGCCGCCGGTGAGACCAAGCAGCTCGTGGTCACCGACGTCGTACCGCAGGCCGCGGCCGACTACGGCAGCCTCTACGTCGGCTGCGACTTCGGCAACGACGGCCGCAACACCGCCGGCTACCGCGGCGCGTCGGACTTCGCCGACGTGAACGGCAAGTACGGCAAGGTCACCGGGACCCTGCTGCTGGACGACGGCGCCGCCGAGCGCCCGCTGGCCGGCACGCGCGTCGTCGCCCTCGACCAGCGCACCGGCCTGTGGGCGGCCGAGACCACCACCGACGACAAGGGCGCGTGGCGGTTCGACCGGGTGGTCGCCGGCCCCACCAGGTTCGTCGTGCCGGGTGAGTTCAAGCCGCGCGAGGGCGCCGAGCTGGTGGCCGACGTCGTCGCGGGCCGGACCGCCGCGGTGACGTTCCGGCTCGTGCCGGGCCCGCGCTGGGACGTGCCGGCGCACTCGCCCAAGGTCGAGGTGACGGCGTCGTTCGACAAGGACGCCTACGACGTCCGCGACGTGGTCACCGCCCGGATCAGGATCGCCAACAACGGCACCGGCGGACCGGAGCGGATCTTCTACGCCGAGGACCGCGAGGCCACCACCCTGGAGTACGAGCGGGGGCAGTGGGGTGTGCTGGGCGGTTCCTACTCGTCCCCCGGCATGGACCTGTGGCCCGGTCAGGTGCACGAGGTCACGATCACCGGCACGATCCGCCAGTGGTCGACGGGCGGCGCCGTCCGCCTGAAGGGCTGGCTCGGGTACCCCTTCCCGGGGCAGCCCGCCTCCCGCGCCTTCGACCTCTCGGCCAAGGTCGTCTTCCGGACGGGTGACGCCGACGTGCTCGTCTACGGCGACGCCAACGGCAACGGCTCGTTCGACCAGGGCGAAGGGCTGCCGGGCATCGGGCTGTACTTCCAGGGCGGCTTGCCGAACCGGACGTCCGAGGGCCGCACCGACGACGCCGGCCGGTTCCGGTTGAAGGACGCGCCCGCGGGTGTCCACGAGGCGCAGGTGCGGACCGAGGGCACGGGTTGGGCGCGGCCGTCCGACTACTACGGCCAGTTCACCGTCGAGCCGGGGCAGGCGCCGCAGGTGGAGCTGCGCCTGGTGCGCCCGCTGTCGGACGTGCTGCACGCGGCGATCGAGTTCGACAAGGAGTCCTACGACCAGCACGAGCGGGTGGGCGTGAAGATCACGCTGACCAACGACGGCCCCGAGCTGCCGGTGCGGATGCACTGCGGCGGCGAGCTGCCCGCACCGGACATGGGCCCGGAATGGGGTCCGTTCGCACCCGGCGGCACCGGCGTGGTGCTCAAGGCCGGTGAGACGCGCGAGTTCCAGGTGGTCACCACGATCCCCGACTACGCCGCCGACCACGGCCTGCTCTCGCTCACGTGCGGATTCGGGCCGGGCAACAGCTGGGGCGACGGCCATCCCGAGGCGAACGACCTCGCGAAGGTGACGGGTGTGACGACGACCGTCAACGCCGAGGTGCTGACCGGGGACTACCCGTTCACGCGCGTGCCGGACGTCACGGTCGTGCTGGTGGACCTCTTCAGCGGCAAGCCCGTCGCGCGGTCGGTCGCCGACGGGGCGGGCACGATCACCTTCCCGGACCTGAAGACCGGTCTCTACAAGCCCGTCGTGGTGGGACCGTGGAAGTTGTCGGAAAGTCAGCAGAACCTGATCCGGGCCGTGCGCGGGGACGACCGCTCGCAGACCATCCTCGTGGAGCCCGGCCCGGAGGTGGCCGACCCGTGGACGGACCAGCCCGGTGCGCCGGGTGCGCCCGGTGACGCCGGTGACCCCGGTGTGCTCGGTGACCCCGGTGCGGCGGGCGGTCCCGACCAGCCCGGCGCGGGTCAGCCCCGCGCGTTCGGGGTCGCCGGCAAGGACGGCGGGCTCGCCGACACCGGCGCGAGCGTGATCGGCCTCGGCCTGCTGGGCGGACTGGCGCTGGTGCTCGGGTTCGTCGTGGTGGTGGCGAGCCGACGCCGCACGGCGTGA
- a CDS encoding sulfite exporter TauE/SafE family protein: MTTLEVILVVLAGVFAGGINTVVGSGTLVTFPVLLAVGFPPVTANVSNSLGLVPGSFSGAVGYRRELVGQGPRVKRLLPASLLGGVVGAILLIKLPEDAFAAIVPVLIAIALVLVVAQPWLNRKLAERERHEHGGVALWIGVFLGGIYGGYFGAAQGVLVMGLMGVLMNEHIQRMNALKNVLTAFVNLIAGVLFIFIADVAWDAVLALAVGSVIGGQIGAKVGRRLPPTVLRAVIVLVGAVAIVQILTR; the protein is encoded by the coding sequence GTGACGACGCTGGAGGTGATCCTCGTCGTCCTCGCCGGGGTCTTCGCGGGCGGCATCAACACCGTGGTCGGCTCGGGCACGCTGGTGACGTTCCCCGTGCTGCTGGCCGTCGGCTTCCCGCCGGTCACCGCGAACGTGTCCAACAGCCTCGGCCTGGTGCCCGGCTCGTTCAGCGGCGCGGTCGGGTACCGCCGCGAGCTGGTCGGCCAGGGACCGCGGGTCAAGCGGCTGCTGCCCGCCTCGCTGCTCGGCGGCGTGGTGGGCGCGATCCTGCTGATCAAGCTGCCGGAGGACGCGTTCGCCGCGATCGTCCCGGTGCTCATCGCGATCGCCCTCGTCCTGGTGGTCGCCCAGCCGTGGCTCAACCGCAAGCTCGCCGAGCGCGAACGGCACGAGCACGGCGGCGTCGCGCTGTGGATCGGCGTGTTCCTCGGCGGCATCTACGGCGGCTACTTCGGCGCCGCGCAGGGCGTGCTCGTCATGGGGCTGATGGGCGTCCTCATGAACGAGCACATCCAGCGCATGAACGCCCTGAAGAACGTGCTCACCGCGTTCGTCAACCTGATCGCGGGCGTGCTGTTCATCTTCATCGCCGACGTCGCGTGGGACGCCGTGCTGGCGCTCGCCGTCGGCTCGGTGATCGGCGGCCAGATCGGCGCGAAGGTCGGCCGCCGGCTCCCACCCACCGTGCTGCGCGCGGTGATCGTGCTGGTGGGAGCCGTGGCCATCGTGCAGATCCTGACCCGCTGA
- the hisC gene encoding histidinol-phosphate transaminase: protein MTVRTRADLSALPSYVPGKTVTGAIKLASNEVSAGPLPSVVRAIADAATAVNRYPDTAATELVARLGDKLDVPTGQLAVGCGSVTLCQQLVQATCTEADEVVFPWRSFEAYPIITAVVGAGRSRVPLTAGHGLDLAAMAAAITPRTRLVFVCNPNNPTGTALRRAEIERFIEQVPAETLVVIDEAYKEFVDDPDVPDGVELAKAQWAAGRDNVAVLRTFSKAYGLAGLRVGYAVGSPEVAETLRKVYVPFSVNALAQAAALASLDAEDELLARCRAIVAERGRVRGELQAAGYEVPESQANFVWLPLGERTAEFNEHCLAQKVVVRAFAGDGARVTIGEPDENEAFLAAARSFAR from the coding sequence ATGACCGTGCGAACCCGCGCAGACCTCTCCGCGCTACCCAGTTACGTGCCCGGCAAAACCGTTACGGGCGCCATCAAGCTGGCCAGCAACGAGGTGTCGGCCGGACCGCTGCCCAGCGTGGTGCGGGCGATCGCGGACGCGGCCACCGCCGTGAACCGCTACCCCGACACCGCCGCCACCGAACTCGTGGCGAGGCTGGGCGACAAGCTCGACGTCCCCACCGGACAGCTGGCCGTGGGCTGCGGCTCGGTGACGCTGTGCCAGCAGTTGGTCCAGGCGACCTGCACCGAGGCGGACGAGGTGGTGTTCCCGTGGCGCTCGTTCGAGGCGTACCCGATCATCACCGCCGTCGTCGGCGCGGGCCGGAGCAGGGTGCCGCTCACCGCGGGTCACGGCCTGGACCTGGCCGCGATGGCCGCCGCCATCACGCCGAGGACGCGCCTGGTCTTCGTGTGCAACCCGAACAACCCGACCGGGACCGCGCTGCGGCGGGCCGAGATCGAGCGGTTCATCGAGCAGGTGCCCGCCGAGACGCTGGTGGTGATCGACGAGGCGTACAAGGAGTTCGTGGACGACCCGGACGTGCCGGACGGCGTGGAGCTGGCGAAGGCCCAGTGGGCGGCCGGGCGGGACAACGTGGCGGTGCTGCGGACGTTCTCGAAGGCGTACGGCCTGGCCGGGCTGCGGGTCGGGTACGCCGTGGGCTCGCCGGAGGTGGCGGAGACGCTGCGCAAGGTCTACGTGCCGTTCAGCGTGAACGCGCTGGCGCAAGCGGCGGCCCTGGCGTCGCTGGACGCCGAGGACGAGCTGCTGGCCCGGTGCCGCGCGATCGTGGCGGAGCGGGGCCGGGTGCGCGGCGAGCTGCAAGCCGCCGGGTACGAGGTGCCGGAGTCGCAGGCGAACTTCGTGTGGCTGCCGCTGGGCGAGCGGACGGCCGAGTTCAACGAGCACTGCCTGGCGCAGAAGGTGGTCGTGCGGGCGTTCGCGGGTGACGGCGCGCGGGTCACCATCGGCGAGCCGGACGAGAACGAGGCGTTCCTGGCCGCGGCCAGGTCGTTCGCGCGGTAG
- a CDS encoding dienelactone hydrolase family protein produces the protein MTPTRTETLSLTDGRTLRLTVAEPENVVRGGLVVLHEARGVTGAVRGLVSGLAAEGWLAVAPHLYHGAEDEPADAAERVSELSGESVLADTDVAFVWLGQRGVSADRLGVMGFDLGGSVAMVVAGSRSIGAAVTVGGGGILEPLSDGLPSLVQVAEELACPWLGLYGDDDAQIPFSDVEKLRDAAAAAPVATDVVRFEHTSHRFDTRPDASAEAWQRALNWFDSHLR, from the coding sequence ATGACACCTACCCGCACCGAGACGCTCTCGCTCACCGACGGCCGCACGTTGCGGCTGACCGTCGCGGAGCCGGAGAACGTCGTCCGCGGCGGCCTCGTCGTGCTGCACGAGGCGCGCGGGGTGACCGGCGCCGTCCGGGGCCTGGTGAGCGGGCTCGCCGCCGAGGGGTGGCTCGCCGTCGCGCCGCACCTCTACCACGGTGCCGAGGACGAGCCCGCCGACGCGGCGGAGCGGGTCAGCGAGCTGTCGGGCGAGTCCGTGCTGGCCGACACGGACGTGGCGTTCGTCTGGCTGGGGCAGCGCGGGGTGAGCGCGGACCGGCTCGGCGTCATGGGTTTCGACCTCGGCGGATCGGTCGCGATGGTGGTTGCGGGAAGCCGAAGCATCGGCGCGGCGGTCACCGTGGGTGGCGGCGGCATCCTCGAACCGCTCTCCGACGGGCTGCCGTCGCTGGTGCAGGTCGCGGAGGAGCTGGCGTGCCCGTGGTTGGGGCTCTACGGCGACGACGACGCCCAGATCCCGTTCAGCGACGTGGAGAAGCTGCGGGACGCCGCGGCCGCCGCGCCGGTCGCGACCGACGTGGTGAGGTTCGAGCACACCAGCCACCGGTTCGACACCCGGCCGGACGCGAGCGCTGAGGCGTGGCAGCGGGCCCTGAACTGGTTCGATTCACACCTCCGTTAG
- a CDS encoding PPE domain-containing protein encodes MSDDRRGGPGGQGQYGQGGQQGGHGGNGHQDVPSDLGQKVDWMAFSHQALYDMVHTGVDLQAAGSAQANWASVGKALGEVQELLAKAIAQSQQAWAGESADLAREALESVEKWALHTSDHAENVAKCIGDEIQHVQTAREMMPAPVPAPPVVEPVAGAPGGSAGAAGAAAGGAIGAQPQADTRTPPALRPPSPGSHGLATDVGFAPVGGAGTAPRGAVPSSPFTGLESVSAPVVDSVLTADATHRQAAEVMAMFQQNSYAVDRTVPSFSPPTNPVAPPPPVVQPTPVPVPVTPPVDGGPGVVPTSPQQQQQQQQSSERGATTSQHQQRGRAGGGGGLGGFPSGRRGMPVPIGASGGGGGGGSAPLGSPGSTSGTLGAEPGGRAAAGANPGSVTGQFQSAKAVTPHSGMIGAAPIAAPPPLAASPGGGANERSRPGYLEDDDNVFGVDRKAAPPVIGL; translated from the coding sequence GTGAGCGACGACAGGCGCGGCGGTCCGGGCGGCCAGGGCCAGTACGGCCAAGGCGGTCAGCAGGGCGGGCACGGCGGGAACGGCCACCAGGACGTGCCGAGCGACCTCGGCCAGAAGGTCGACTGGATGGCGTTCTCCCACCAGGCCCTCTACGACATGGTGCACACCGGCGTCGACCTCCAGGCGGCCGGTTCCGCGCAGGCGAACTGGGCGTCCGTCGGCAAGGCCCTCGGCGAGGTGCAGGAGCTGCTGGCCAAGGCGATCGCCCAGTCCCAGCAGGCGTGGGCGGGCGAATCGGCCGACCTCGCGCGGGAAGCCCTCGAATCGGTGGAGAAGTGGGCGCTGCACACCAGCGACCACGCCGAGAACGTGGCCAAGTGCATCGGCGACGAGATCCAGCACGTGCAGACGGCGCGCGAGATGATGCCCGCGCCCGTGCCCGCGCCGCCGGTCGTGGAGCCGGTCGCGGGCGCTCCCGGCGGGTCCGCCGGCGCGGCCGGTGCCGCCGCGGGCGGGGCGATCGGCGCGCAACCGCAGGCGGACACCCGCACACCGCCCGCGCTGCGCCCGCCGAGCCCCGGCTCGCACGGCCTGGCGACCGACGTCGGCTTCGCACCGGTGGGCGGCGCGGGCACCGCGCCGCGCGGCGCCGTGCCGTCGAGCCCGTTCACCGGCCTGGAGTCGGTGTCCGCGCCGGTCGTCGACTCGGTGCTCACCGCCGACGCCACGCACCGGCAGGCGGCCGAGGTGATGGCGATGTTCCAGCAGAACTCCTACGCCGTCGACCGGACCGTCCCGTCGTTCAGCCCGCCGACCAACCCGGTCGCGCCGCCGCCCCCGGTGGTCCAGCCGACCCCGGTGCCGGTCCCGGTGACGCCGCCCGTCGACGGCGGTCCGGGCGTGGTGCCCACCTCGCCACAGCAGCAACAGCAACAGCAGCAGTCCTCCGAGCGGGGGGCGACCACCTCGCAGCACCAGCAGCGCGGCCGTGCCGGCGGAGGTGGCGGGCTCGGCGGCTTCCCGTCCGGTCGCCGGGGGATGCCCGTGCCGATCGGGGCGAGCGGCGGTGGCGGTGGTGGCGGCTCGGCCCCGCTGGGCTCGCCCGGTTCGACCAGCGGCACGCTGGGCGCGGAGCCCGGTGGCCGCGCGGCGGCCGGCGCGAACCCCGGCAGCGTGACCGGCCAGTTCCAGTCCGCCAAGGCCGTGACGCCGCACTCGGGCATGATCGGCGCCGCGCCGATCGCCGCGCCGCCGCCCCTGGCCGCGTCGCCCGGCGGTGGCGCGAACGAGCGCAGCCGGCCGGGCTACCTGGAGGACGACGACAACGTGTTCGGCGTCGACCGCAAGGCCGCGCCACCGGTGATCGGCCTGTGA
- a CDS encoding ESX secretion-associated protein EspG, with protein MTERVFRLSAVEFFLLWQAVHRDEHPVPLGTRHYGHTRGERARLVETASRALFARGLGTVQRPDEELYGVLRSLAEFEIGLELVFTRNGEQARGLATAAWHGAFAGRVGDQVQVTGFRPTALAARTVATLPPAPPGTGRSVNVRWDDYLAAGAAGVTDGTQGFLDVLRGVGMREPEANTLMRAVTTRSGGGQVAVIARNRNGYLHPTGAAISWLDTAEGRYVVRRDGAWMVVAPTDAPRLTSAVEQMIATAGHGQGVSAY; from the coding sequence GTGACCGAGCGCGTCTTCCGGCTGAGCGCCGTGGAGTTCTTCCTGCTCTGGCAGGCGGTCCACCGCGACGAACACCCGGTCCCGCTCGGCACGCGGCACTACGGGCACACCCGGGGGGAGCGGGCGCGGTTGGTCGAGACCGCGTCCCGCGCCCTGTTCGCCCGCGGCCTCGGCACCGTGCAGCGACCCGACGAGGAGCTGTACGGGGTGCTGCGGTCGTTGGCCGAGTTCGAGATCGGCCTGGAACTGGTGTTCACGCGCAACGGCGAGCAGGCGCGCGGCCTGGCCACCGCCGCGTGGCACGGCGCGTTCGCGGGCCGCGTCGGCGACCAGGTCCAGGTGACCGGCTTCCGGCCGACGGCGCTGGCCGCCCGGACCGTGGCGACCCTGCCGCCCGCGCCGCCCGGCACCGGCCGTTCGGTGAACGTGCGGTGGGACGACTACCTGGCGGCCGGCGCGGCGGGCGTCACCGACGGCACCCAGGGCTTCCTGGACGTGCTGCGCGGTGTCGGTATGCGCGAGCCCGAGGCGAACACGCTGATGCGCGCCGTGACCACGCGCAGCGGCGGTGGCCAGGTGGCCGTGATCGCCCGCAACCGCAACGGCTACCTGCACCCGACCGGTGCGGCGATCTCGTGGCTGGACACCGCCGAGGGGCGTTACGTGGTGCGGCGCGACGGCGCGTGGATGGTGGTCGCGCCGACCGACGCGCCGCGGCTGACGTCGGCAGTGGAGCAGATGATCGCGACGGCCGGCCACGGCCAGGGCGTGTCCGCGTACTGA
- a CDS encoding acetoacetate--CoA ligase, with product MTDMQAGTAAGEAELLWRPDPDRVAGSRMAAFRTWLSAEKGLRFADYPALWEWSVTEVEAFWGAIAEFFEVPFHSAPTAVLSERVMPGAEWFPGATLNYAEQALRRDSDEAAVVFHREDGLSSRLTYAELRARVAAVRAGLASLGVGRGDRVVALVPNSPEALIAFLATASLGAVWSSCSPDFGARAVADRFAQIEPTVLIAVDGYRYNGRGFDVRPTVERLRAEIPSLRATVLVEYLGGTLPDVVTWDSLLTGFPGAELEFEPVPFDHPLWVLYSSGTTGLPKGIVQGHGGIVLEHLKMLALHSDLGPGDRFFWFTTTGWMMWNYLVSGLLVGTTVVLFDGSPAHPDLSALWRLAEQHRVTYFGTSAPYIQSCLKEGLRPADRHDLAALRVVGSTGAPLTPEGFRWIADAVGRDVQIASVSGGTDLCTAFVAASPDRPVWLGELSCRSLGAAVHAYSEAGEPVVDEVGELVITQPMPSMPVRFWGDEDGSRLREAYFDTFPGVWRHGDWIRITGRGSAVIYGRSDSTLNRGGVRMGTSEFYRVVEGLPGVADSLVIDTSGAGRTDGELLCFLVLEPGTALADLEPRLKAELRANLSPRHVPDRFVRVDEIPRTLNGKKCEVPVKKILAGTPPDQAVSRDALRNPDALLPFLSLAP from the coding sequence ATGACCGACATGCAGGCCGGCACCGCCGCCGGCGAGGCAGAGCTGCTGTGGCGCCCGGACCCCGATCGGGTCGCGGGCAGCCGCATGGCCGCGTTCCGCACCTGGCTCTCCGCGGAGAAGGGCCTGCGGTTCGCCGACTACCCCGCGCTGTGGGAGTGGTCGGTGACCGAGGTGGAGGCGTTCTGGGGCGCGATCGCCGAGTTCTTCGAGGTGCCGTTCCACAGCGCGCCCACGGCGGTGCTCAGCGAGCGCGTGATGCCCGGCGCGGAGTGGTTCCCGGGCGCGACGCTCAACTACGCCGAGCAGGCGCTGCGCCGCGACAGCGACGAGGCCGCGGTCGTCTTCCACCGCGAGGACGGCCTGTCGTCCCGGCTGACCTACGCCGAGCTGCGCGCGCGCGTCGCGGCCGTGCGCGCGGGCCTGGCGTCGCTGGGCGTCGGGCGTGGTGACCGCGTGGTGGCCCTGGTGCCGAACTCGCCGGAGGCGCTGATCGCGTTCCTGGCGACGGCGTCGCTGGGCGCGGTGTGGTCGTCGTGCTCGCCGGACTTCGGCGCGCGGGCCGTCGCCGACCGGTTCGCGCAGATCGAGCCGACCGTGCTGATCGCCGTGGACGGCTACCGGTACAACGGGCGCGGCTTCGACGTGCGGCCGACGGTGGAGCGGCTGCGGGCGGAGATCCCGTCCCTGCGCGCCACGGTGCTCGTGGAGTACCTGGGCGGCACGCTGCCCGACGTCGTCACGTGGGACTCGCTGCTGACCGGGTTCCCGGGGGCGGAGCTGGAGTTCGAGCCCGTCCCGTTCGACCACCCGCTGTGGGTGCTGTACTCGTCGGGCACCACGGGGCTGCCGAAGGGCATCGTGCAGGGCCACGGCGGGATCGTGCTGGAGCACCTGAAGATGCTGGCGCTGCACAGCGACCTGGGTCCGGGCGACCGCTTCTTCTGGTTCACCACCACCGGCTGGATGATGTGGAACTACCTGGTGTCCGGCCTGCTGGTCGGCACCACGGTCGTCCTGTTCGACGGCAGCCCGGCCCACCCGGACCTGTCCGCGCTGTGGCGGCTGGCCGAGCAGCACCGGGTGACGTACTTCGGCACGTCCGCCCCGTACATCCAGTCGTGCCTGAAGGAGGGCCTGCGGCCGGCGGACCGGCACGACCTGGCGGCGCTGCGCGTCGTCGGCTCGACCGGCGCTCCCCTGACGCCCGAGGGCTTCCGGTGGATCGCCGACGCCGTGGGGCGGGACGTGCAGATCGCGTCGGTGTCCGGCGGCACGGACCTGTGCACGGCGTTCGTGGCGGCGTCCCCCGACCGGCCGGTGTGGCTGGGCGAGCTGTCCTGCCGGTCCCTCGGCGCGGCCGTGCACGCCTACTCCGAGGCGGGCGAGCCGGTCGTCGACGAGGTGGGCGAACTGGTGATCACGCAGCCCATGCCGTCCATGCCGGTGCGGTTCTGGGGCGACGAGGACGGTTCCCGGCTGCGCGAGGCGTACTTCGACACGTTCCCCGGCGTGTGGCGGCACGGTGACTGGATCCGGATCACCGGGCGCGGCTCGGCGGTCATCTACGGCCGCAGCGACTCGACGTTGAACCGCGGCGGGGTGCGCATGGGCACCAGCGAGTTCTACCGGGTCGTCGAGGGGCTGCCGGGGGTCGCCGACTCGCTCGTCATCGACACGTCGGGAGCCGGGCGGACCGACGGCGAGCTGCTGTGCTTCCTCGTCCTGGAGCCGGGGACGGCCCTGGCGGACCTGGAGCCGCGCCTGAAGGCGGAACTGCGGGCCAACCTGTCACCCCGCCACGTGCCGGACCGCTTCGTGCGGGTCGACGAGATCCCGAGGACGCTCAACGGCAAGAAGTGCGAGGTGCCGGTCAAGAAGATCCTGGCGGGCACCCCGCCCGACCAGGCGGTGAGCCGGGACGCGCTGCGCAACCCGGACGCCCTGCTCCCGTTCCTGTCCCTGGCGCCGTGA